A single Kribbella aluminosa DNA region contains:
- a CDS encoding NAD(P)-dependent alcohol dehydrogenase: MASTTTTTMRAIVQDRYGDADVLQLRQIARPEPAADEVLIHVHAAGLDRGTWHVMTGTPYLLRLGFGFRGPRNPVPGRDVAGTVEAVGAAVTKFSVGDEVYGVAPGSFAEYAVTRAGKLARKPANLSFEQAAVVPVSALTALDAVTTGRIEAGQHVLVIGASGGVGSYAVQLAKAFGAEVTGVAGTSKLDLVRALGADHVIDYTRDDFAGRGNRYDLIIDIAGNPTLSRLRRALTPTGTAVITGGEDGGSFSGGMNRQFRALALSLFVRQRLTFIVNKERGRDLERLTALIEAGKVTPSLDRTYPLDQVPDAIRRLTTGEVRGKIAITGLEEKFVERAEVT, from the coding sequence ATGGCCAGCACCACGACGACCACGATGCGAGCGATCGTGCAGGACCGGTACGGGGACGCCGACGTCCTGCAGCTGCGGCAGATCGCCCGTCCCGAACCGGCCGCGGACGAGGTACTCATTCACGTGCACGCCGCCGGCCTCGACCGCGGCACCTGGCACGTGATGACGGGGACGCCGTACCTGCTCCGGCTCGGCTTCGGGTTTCGCGGCCCGCGGAACCCCGTGCCCGGGCGAGATGTCGCCGGCACGGTCGAGGCCGTCGGCGCCGCCGTGACGAAGTTCTCCGTCGGTGACGAGGTGTACGGCGTCGCGCCGGGCTCGTTCGCCGAGTACGCCGTCACGCGTGCGGGCAAGCTCGCCCGCAAGCCGGCCAACCTCTCCTTCGAGCAGGCCGCCGTGGTCCCGGTCTCGGCGCTCACTGCGCTGGATGCGGTGACCACCGGCCGGATCGAGGCCGGTCAGCACGTGCTGGTCATCGGCGCGTCGGGTGGCGTCGGCAGCTACGCCGTCCAGCTGGCCAAGGCCTTCGGCGCGGAGGTCACCGGCGTTGCCGGCACCTCCAAGCTCGACCTCGTCCGGGCGCTCGGCGCCGATCATGTCATCGACTACACGCGCGACGACTTCGCGGGAAGGGGGAATCGCTACGACCTGATCATCGACATCGCCGGCAACCCCACGTTGTCCCGCCTGCGACGCGCGCTCACACCCACCGGGACGGCCGTCATCACAGGTGGCGAGGACGGCGGCAGTTTCAGCGGCGGCATGAACCGGCAGTTCCGTGCGCTGGCCCTGTCGCTCTTCGTGCGCCAGCGGCTGACCTTCATCGTCAACAAGGAACGTGGCCGCGACCTCGAACGACTCACGGCCCTCATCGAGGCAGGCAAGGTCACTCCGAGTCTCGACCGGACCTACCCACTCGATCAGGTCCCGGACGCCATCCGCCGGCTGACCACCGGCGAGGTCCGCGGCAAGATCGCCATCACCGGCCTGGAGGAAAAGTTCGTCGAGCGCGCGGAGGTCACATGA
- a CDS encoding FAD-dependent oxidoreductase codes for MRVIVVGAGVIGLSCAIRLAEGGYDVAVFARDLPLETTSSVAAAIWYPYLSAPADRVAGWSRATYEEFTKLAEHEPAVQLKHGREFLVQPAPDPPWADVLPDLTRVGSPPAGFADGWAFTVPVIDMPAYLPSLVKRLEAAGGTLTRAALSALPTGADLVVNCTGLGGRLTASDPTVTPVRGQVLTVEPCGLTEWLLADRSPDELTYVVPRRNDVVVGGTSQPGDWNLAVDPHTTRQILDRAAELVPQLRDAKIIRQRVGLRPARPAIRCELVRTHTGEPVIHCYGHGGSGVTLSWGCADEVLELVRGI; via the coding sequence ATGCGCGTGATCGTGGTGGGTGCGGGCGTGATCGGGCTGAGCTGTGCCATCCGGCTCGCCGAGGGCGGGTACGACGTGGCCGTGTTCGCCCGCGATCTGCCCCTGGAGACGACCTCGTCGGTCGCGGCCGCGATCTGGTACCCGTACCTGTCGGCGCCGGCGGACCGGGTGGCCGGCTGGTCGCGGGCGACGTACGAGGAGTTCACGAAGCTCGCCGAGCACGAGCCGGCCGTGCAGCTCAAGCACGGGCGGGAGTTCCTGGTGCAGCCGGCACCGGATCCGCCGTGGGCCGACGTACTGCCGGATCTCACCCGCGTCGGGTCGCCGCCGGCCGGGTTCGCGGACGGGTGGGCGTTCACGGTGCCGGTGATCGACATGCCGGCGTACCTGCCGTCGCTGGTGAAACGACTCGAGGCCGCGGGCGGGACGCTCACCCGCGCGGCCCTGTCCGCGTTGCCGACCGGGGCCGACCTGGTGGTGAACTGCACCGGACTCGGCGGCCGCCTGACCGCGAGCGACCCGACCGTGACGCCGGTCCGCGGCCAGGTGCTGACCGTCGAGCCGTGCGGCCTGACCGAATGGCTGCTGGCGGACCGTTCCCCCGACGAACTGACGTACGTCGTCCCGCGCCGCAACGACGTGGTCGTCGGCGGCACCAGCCAGCCCGGCGACTGGAACCTCGCCGTCGACCCGCACACCACCCGGCAGATCCTCGACCGGGCCGCCGAGCTGGTCCCCCAACTCCGCGACGCCAAGATCATCCGCCAACGCGTAGGCCTCCGCCCCGCCCGCCCCGCCATCCGCTGCGAGCTCGTCCGCACCCACACCGGCGAACCCGTCATCCACTGCTACGGCCACGGCGGCTCCGGCGTCACCCTCTCCTGGGGCTGCGCCGACGAGGTCCTGGAACTTGTCCGCGGCATCTGA
- the mmuM gene encoding homocysteine S-methyltransferase, translating into MSAASDRLVILDGGLSNALEDRGHDLSDTLWSARLLRDDPAEIAAVHRAYYEAGAMVATTASYQASVIGFERAGLSRTEAEHLIASSVRIARDVRDEFAADGGADEPRPGAGLGGRRLVAASVGPYGAMLADGSEYRGRYGVSAQVLRDFHGPRLELLAAAGPDLLAIETIPDTDEAEILVALLAELDVRAWFSYSIEGLHTRAGQPLADAFAIPAAIPQVIAVGINCCKPTDVQAAVETAVTVTRKPAVAYPNRGEAWDAVARTWVGDGAGPAAFAPGWFNAGARYVGGCCRVGPEDIRALAAGTA; encoded by the coding sequence TTGTCCGCGGCATCTGACCGGCTGGTCATCCTCGACGGCGGCCTGTCGAACGCCTTGGAGGACCGCGGCCACGACCTGTCCGACACACTGTGGTCCGCCCGGCTGCTGCGGGACGACCCGGCGGAGATCGCCGCCGTCCACCGCGCGTACTACGAGGCCGGCGCGATGGTCGCCACGACCGCCAGCTACCAGGCGAGCGTCATCGGCTTCGAACGCGCCGGCCTCTCGCGTACCGAGGCCGAGCACCTGATCGCGAGCAGTGTCCGAATCGCCCGCGACGTCCGCGACGAGTTCGCAGCGGATGGCGGGGCGGACGAGCCGCGGCCGGGTGCCGGGTTGGGCGGGCGGCGGTTGGTCGCCGCCTCCGTCGGTCCGTACGGCGCGATGCTGGCGGACGGCTCGGAGTATCGCGGCCGGTACGGCGTGAGTGCGCAGGTCCTCCGCGACTTCCACGGCCCGCGCCTGGAACTCCTCGCCGCCGCCGGACCCGACCTGCTGGCCATCGAGACCATCCCGGACACCGACGAGGCCGAGATCCTCGTCGCCCTGCTCGCCGAACTCGACGTACGCGCATGGTTCTCGTACTCGATCGAAGGCCTGCACACCCGCGCCGGCCAACCACTCGCCGACGCCTTCGCAATCCCCGCCGCCATCCCCCAGGTGATCGCCGTCGGCATCAACTGCTGCAAACCCACGGATGTGCAGGCGGCCGTCGAGACCGCCGTCACCGTCACCCGCAAACCCGCAGTCGCCTACCCCAACCGCGGCGAGGCATGGGACGCGGTCGCACGCACCTGGGTGGGCGACGGCGCGGGACCGGCTGCCTTCGCGCCGGGCTGGTTCAACGCCGGCGCACGGTACGTCGGCGGCTGCTGCCGCGTCGGCCCGGAGGACATCCGAGCCCTCGCGGCGGGCACCGCCTAG
- a CDS encoding SDR family NAD(P)-dependent oxidoreductase has translation MTSGQEGQATGWTVLVTGGTGGIGKATAAGLAALGARVAITGRDRGRAEAAAAEIRAATGGQVDVFVADLTSQAEVRRMAADVLADLPRIDVLVNNVGGYWNTRHVTADGLERTFALNHLAPFLLTGLLLERLGDSGAGRVVTVSSGAHYGARINFEDLQAERSYSGERAYGQSKLANILFTRELAKRLHGTTVTANALHPGVVRTSFGGEDPSSVQRVLVPLLWPFLKSPARGAATSIHLASAPGLEHVSGQYFVNGKPKASSSRSHDEADARRLWEISEELVAAG, from the coding sequence ATGACATCCGGCCAGGAGGGGCAGGCGACAGGCTGGACGGTTCTGGTCACCGGCGGCACCGGCGGCATCGGGAAGGCGACAGCCGCCGGCCTCGCCGCCCTGGGCGCCCGTGTCGCGATCACCGGCCGCGACCGCGGGCGGGCCGAAGCCGCCGCAGCCGAGATCCGTGCGGCGACCGGGGGCCAGGTTGACGTGTTCGTCGCCGACCTGACCTCGCAGGCAGAGGTACGGCGGATGGCCGCCGACGTTCTCGCGGACCTTCCGCGGATCGACGTACTGGTCAACAACGTCGGGGGCTACTGGAACACCCGGCATGTCACAGCCGACGGGCTCGAGCGCACCTTCGCACTCAATCACCTGGCTCCGTTCCTGCTCACCGGGCTGCTGCTCGAGCGGCTTGGGGACAGCGGGGCGGGCCGGGTGGTCACAGTGTCGTCAGGCGCACATTACGGTGCTCGGATCAACTTCGAGGATCTGCAGGCGGAGCGGTCCTACTCCGGTGAACGGGCATACGGCCAGTCCAAGCTCGCGAACATCCTGTTCACCCGCGAGCTCGCCAAACGATTGCACGGGACCACCGTCACCGCCAACGCCCTGCATCCCGGCGTCGTGCGCACGTCCTTCGGCGGCGAAGACCCCAGCAGCGTGCAGCGAGTGCTCGTTCCGCTGCTGTGGCCGTTCCTGAAGTCTCCGGCCCGGGGTGCCGCCACCTCGATCCACTTGGCGTCGGCACCTGGTCTCGAACACGTGTCCGGACAGTACTTCGTCAACGGCAAGCCCAAAGCGTCCTCCTCGCGCAGCCACGACGAGGCCGATGCGAGGCGGCTCTGGGAGATCAGCGAGGAACTGGTCGCGGCGGGCTGA
- a CDS encoding M55 family metallopeptidase: MKLFLSTDMEGTAGVVDWSQARGPATEYEYYRGQLQAEVNAAIDGALAAGGTEFLVNDSHSTMQNLRPDELHGRASYLSGKHKPLYMMQGLDDSFDAIFFVSYHGSAGATGSVLHHTYNPRAIAEVRLNGAITGEAGINALAALAHQVPVVLISGDRTTIDETQPFCPDIESVVVKESVSHNAALSVHPERARELIHDGARRALARLSDIRPPSITLPAELTVRFHGRAFAELACELRGVERREDKVVALRNDDPLQLYRTFVATVFLSRGVSE, translated from the coding sequence ATGAAGCTCTTCTTGTCAACGGACATGGAAGGTACGGCGGGGGTCGTCGACTGGAGTCAGGCGCGCGGGCCTGCCACCGAGTACGAGTACTACCGCGGCCAGCTGCAGGCCGAGGTGAACGCCGCGATCGACGGCGCGCTGGCGGCGGGCGGGACCGAGTTCCTGGTCAACGACTCGCACTCGACGATGCAGAACCTCCGCCCGGACGAGCTGCACGGCCGCGCGAGCTACCTGTCCGGCAAGCACAAGCCGCTCTACATGATGCAGGGCTTGGACGACTCGTTCGACGCGATCTTCTTTGTCTCGTACCACGGCTCCGCCGGGGCGACCGGCTCCGTCCTGCACCACACGTACAACCCACGGGCGATCGCCGAGGTACGGCTGAACGGCGCGATCACCGGAGAGGCCGGGATCAACGCGCTCGCGGCGCTCGCCCACCAGGTGCCCGTCGTACTGATCTCCGGGGACCGGACCACGATCGACGAGACGCAGCCGTTCTGCCCGGACATCGAGTCGGTCGTGGTGAAGGAGTCGGTCTCGCACAACGCCGCGCTGTCCGTACACCCGGAGCGGGCGCGGGAGCTGATCCACGACGGGGCACGGCGCGCGCTCGCCCGGCTGAGCGACATCCGGCCGCCGAGCATCACGCTGCCGGCCGAGCTGACCGTGCGGTTCCACGGCCGCGCGTTCGCCGAGCTGGCCTGCGAGCTGCGCGGGGTCGAGCGTCGCGAGGACAAGGTCGTTGCCCTGCGCAACGACGATCCGCTGCAGCTCTACCGGACGTTCGTCGCAACGGTCTTCCTGAGCCGCGGCGTCAGCGAGTAA
- the pdxR gene encoding MocR-like pyridoxine biosynthesis transcription factor PdxR: protein MEDSEAAGADLHLDLAAARGRNELVHALHESIRTGRLPAGTRLPSSRSLAKDLGIARNTVADAYGQLVAEGWLIARQGSGTVVANRAAVPATPAVSLPEARSFRYDLTPGAPDVATFPRAEWLAATRKALTAAPNEAFGLGDPRGRIELRRVLADYLARARGVRADPERILICSGYVQALSLLSEAIKNLGGTTMAVEEFGYALHREVIRARGLSVAGVPVDSFGAQTSALTGQGVLLTPAHQMPTGVPLAPERRTAAVEWARESGAVLIEDDYDGEFRYDRQAVGALQALDPERVVYTGTASKSLAPGLRLAWMVLPQRLIEPVVAAKRTADYQTATVEQLVLAEFIASGHYDRHVRRSRLHYRRRRDRLVELLGVRAPTVKVAGISAGLHLLLDVPGDAEDIVTRAARQSLGLASLTTYHVNPTPATRQAVIVGYGTPPDHAYPGALDLLCQVLGV, encoded by the coding sequence ATGGAGGATTCCGAGGCGGCCGGGGCGGATCTTCATCTGGATCTGGCCGCGGCGCGGGGTCGCAACGAGCTCGTCCACGCCTTGCACGAGTCGATCCGGACCGGACGGTTGCCTGCTGGGACACGGTTGCCGTCGTCGCGGTCGCTGGCGAAGGATCTCGGGATCGCGCGGAACACGGTGGCGGACGCGTACGGGCAGCTGGTCGCGGAGGGCTGGCTGATCGCGCGGCAGGGGTCCGGGACGGTGGTCGCGAACCGGGCCGCGGTCCCGGCGACCCCCGCGGTTTCGTTGCCGGAGGCCCGTAGTTTCCGGTACGACCTGACGCCCGGCGCGCCGGACGTGGCGACGTTCCCGCGGGCCGAGTGGCTGGCCGCGACGCGGAAGGCGCTGACCGCGGCGCCGAACGAGGCCTTCGGGCTGGGCGACCCGCGCGGGCGGATCGAGCTGCGGCGGGTGCTCGCGGACTACCTCGCGCGGGCGCGCGGCGTCCGGGCCGACCCGGAGCGGATCCTGATCTGCTCCGGGTACGTGCAGGCGCTGAGTTTGCTGAGCGAGGCGATCAAGAACCTCGGCGGTACGACGATGGCGGTCGAGGAGTTCGGGTATGCACTGCACCGGGAGGTGATCCGGGCGCGCGGGCTGTCCGTTGCCGGCGTACCGGTGGATTCGTTCGGCGCGCAGACGTCCGCGTTGACCGGGCAGGGGGTGCTGCTGACGCCGGCGCACCAGATGCCGACGGGTGTCCCGCTCGCGCCGGAACGCCGTACGGCGGCCGTCGAGTGGGCGCGGGAGTCCGGGGCAGTGCTGATCGAGGACGACTACGACGGCGAATTCCGGTACGACCGGCAGGCGGTCGGCGCGCTCCAGGCGCTGGATCCGGAGCGGGTCGTCTACACCGGCACGGCCAGCAAGAGCCTGGCACCCGGGCTGCGGCTCGCGTGGATGGTGCTGCCACAGCGCCTGATCGAGCCGGTGGTCGCCGCCAAACGCACGGCCGACTACCAGACCGCCACTGTCGAGCAGCTGGTCCTCGCCGAATTCATTGCCTCCGGCCACTACGACCGCCACGTCCGCCGCTCCCGCCTGCACTACCGCCGCCGCCGCGACCGCCTCGTCGAACTGCTGGGCGTCCGCGCACCGACCGTCAAGGTGGCCGGCATCTCCGCAGGCCTCCACCTCCTCCTGGACGTCCCCGGCGACGCCGAAGACATCGTCACCCGAGCCGCCCGCCAAAGCCTCGGCCTGGCCTCCCTCACCACCTACCACGTCAACCCCACCCCAGCCACCCGCCAAGCAGTCATCGTCGGCTACGGCACCCCACCCGACCACGCCTACCCCGGCGCCCTAGACCTCCTCTGCCAAGTCCTCGGCGTCTAA